A window from Fragaria vesca subsp. vesca linkage group LG5, FraVesHawaii_1.0, whole genome shotgun sequence encodes these proteins:
- the LOC101311861 gene encoding vinorine synthase-like isoform 1: MTTLEVEVISKEIIKPSSPTPDHLRHYRYSFLDQTSLPQIYISMVLFFEFNGQTQPNITEISNHLKTSLAEVLTLYYPLAGRAHDNLYIDCNDKGVPFLVAHVNNCKLSYVLRDPIPDELTKLVAFELDDVDNKIPFGVQLNVFECGGFAIGQCISHKIADGLSMLMFSRAWAAIARRAHGDQEAEIHRPEFISATLFPTKFFTQTCIGVAKNKLVTKRFVFDASNIEYLRARYAGTTMKRPSRVEALSAFIWSRFVAISNDDGIHEKLHSVIHVVNLRPRFDPPLPLHSFGNLISFACSTPSLLNTREECYGLARQVREAISKIDKGYIKKLQGGADHDNMTSSDGGEKVTSLFTGLCKFPLYDNDFGWGKPSWVYARLPGLNFNNLVIFIETKDANGIEAYITSAEEVLTKLQRDTEFLQRLYPSWSCSSPSLTTVPICRTPLPKPTEFDQETKCPNQTSDMGSSNDFI, from the exons ATGACGACGCTTGAAGTGGAAGTCATCTCCAAGGAGATTATCAAACCATCTTCTCCGACCCCTGACCATCTTCGCCATTACCGGTACTCCTTTCTCGATCAAACCTCACTTCCCCAGATCTATATCTCTATGGTTCTCTTCTTCGAATTCAACGGCCAGACACAACCCAACATCACTGAGATATCCAACCATCTTAAGACGTCGTTAGCCGAGGTCTTAACACTCTATTATCCCCTAGCAGGACGAGCTCATGACAACCTCTATATAGACTGCAACGACAAAGGTGTTCCCTTCCTCGTAGCTCACGTCAACAACTGCAAACTCTCCTACGTGCTCCGCGATCCTATTCCCGACGAACTCACTAAGCTGGTAGCGTTTGAGCTTGACGACGTTGATAACAAGATCCCCTTTGGTGTGCAGCTCAACGTCTTTGAATGTGGAGGGTTCGCTATAGGTCAATGTATTTCTCACAAGATTGCAGATGGGTTATCTATGCTCATGTTCAGTAGAGCTTGGGCAGCCATTGCGCGACGAGCCCATGGAGATCAAGAAGCCGAAATACACCGTCCAGAATTCATTTCCGCCACGCTCTTCCCAACCAAGTTTTTTACACAGACATGCATTGGCGTCGCGAAGAATAAACTAGTGACAAAGAGGTTTGTGTTTGATGCGTCTAACATAGAGTACCTCAGAGCAAGATATGCGGGCACTACGATGAAGCGCCCTTCACGCGTTGAAGCCCTTTCGGCTTTCATATGGAGCAGATTTGTAGCCATTTCCAATGATGATGGCATTCATGAGAAGTTGCACAGCGTCATCCATGTTGTGAACCTTCGTCCCAGGTTTGATCCACCTCTGCCGCTACACTCATTTGGAAATCTGATCAGTTTTGCATGTTCAACTCCTTCGTTGTTGAATACTAGAGAAGAATGCTACGGCCTAGCAAGGCAGGTTCGAGAAGCAATAAGCAAGATCGATAAGGGCTATATCAAAAAGCTTCAAGGGGGTGCTGATCATGATAACATGACCAGTAGTGATGGAGGAGAGAAGGTTACATCTTTATTTACTGGTTTGTGCAAATTTCCTTTATATGATAACGATTTTGGTTGGGGAAAACCATCATGGGTGTACGCGAGGTTGCCAGGACTCAACTTCAACAACCTAGTAATTTTTATTGAGACCAAAGACGCAAATGGAATAGAGGCATACATTACCTCAGCTGAGGAAGTCTTGACTAAACTGCAAAGAGACACCGAGTTCCTCCAACGATTGTACCCGAGTTGGAGTTGTTCTAGTCCAAGCTTAACAACCGTGCCCATTTGCAGAACTCCATTGCCGAAACCGACAGAGTTTGATCAAGAAACCAAGTGTCCTAACCAAACCAGTGACATGGGGAGCAG TAATGATTTCATTTAA
- the LOC101311572 gene encoding uncharacterized protein LOC101311572: MGAGNQTKPAAETLKFLCSYGGKILLRHTDGELRYVGGHTRVLSVDPSISFSELMVKLTEFCGQSVTLRCQLPDGDLETLITIKSDEDLANLIEEYERVSSSSSRSYKVRAILSPPKSLKQVSPAQSTTSTGGDCSPSKSLYSDFDSPPKRFYSPTAVGYQRGTGKVCYYPCHVQRTPCEIPYKHHRYHQHLHQFQVPHCN; this comes from the exons ATGGGAGCTGGCAACCAAACCAAACCCGCCGCCGAAACCCTAAAATTCCTCTGCAGCTACGGCGGAAAGATCCTCCTCCGCCACACCGACGGCGAGCTCCGTTACGTCGGCGGCCACACTCGCGTCCTCTCCGTCGATCCCTCCATTTCCTTCTCTG AATTAATGGTGAAGCTCACTGAGTTCTGCGGCCAGTCCGTCACTCTCAGGTGTCAATTGCCGGACGGCGACTTGGAGACGTTGATTACGATCAAGTCGGATGAGGATTTGGCGAATCTAATCGAAGAGTACGAACGTGTTTCTTCATCTTCGTCTCGTTCATATAAGGTCAGAGCGATTCTCTCGCCGCCGAAATCGCTGAAGCAAGTCTCGCCAGCTCAGTCCACAACGTCGACCGGCGGCGACTGTTCGCCGTCGAAATCGCTCTACTCCGACTTCGATTCGCCGCCGAAGAGGTTCTATTCGCCGACGGCGGTCGGTTATCAGAGAGGGACGGGGAAAGTGTGCTACTATCCTTGCCATGTCCAGCGAACTCCCTGCGAGATTCCGTATAAGCACCACCGGTATCACCAGCACCTCCATCAATTTCAAGTCCCTCACTGCAATTGA
- the LOC101310806 gene encoding putative ribonuclease H protein At1g65750-like — protein MLGVKRVLKHDKYLGLPTELSYSKDEAFRFLVDRVRKQTQGWRDKTLSGAGKEVLIKSIIQAIPTYVMSCFELPGHLCNEMHQLMAKFWWGEFGDERKIRWIAWDKLCSTKKEGGLGFRDINVFNRALLAKQGWRMICRPQSLLAQVGNGEMISIWNDPWVPLPYSFKPFSDPMQGSEDMRVCDLIDGDIGEWNVEVIEDLFNPMEIDLILKIPLSLYGGEDRLVWHFDKKGCYTVKSGYYVGRLVEGLEKQASGSDSRVKRGRLWCKLWSAQVPPKVHMHGWRLAQGTLPTRAALIKKKAQLPDVSCVFCLNSVEDSLHLFKNCNALRAFWKQYMLQIQPYTHPSVSIEVWFWDMIDMLSGETLGAFLMALWVIWVERNNMVWRGKYYNAANMFEWSTTLLREYKECHQHSGSKKKRAISKWSCLPRGRLKVNIDGSFEQELGSGGVGVVVRNYEGECVATFARPFQYALSAFHMEAEALRAGMLICIQQGWEDVEVESDCVNLVHALQNTDDDLSIAGRVIEDCQSEANSVANRLARFARCNKLDVFSLDETPVIIQDVLYEDLCNSSFVARGSELIGMFGIGNQDYSGVVTRVYSSSSLQGPEERFGYYELFESNGELLSAIRYYKSYQFGSYYWRAYQFDPLRKDNRNHWIPIESLGNRILAISTWRCDFSRDCLVVVIHEAKECADMIIDGNTTFIRETDDRGSFWRKDKDHEWNFMRPSVTCIGPILFA, from the exons ATGTTGGGAGTGAAAAGAGTTCTGAAACATGATAAATACCTCGGTCTGCCTACCGAGCTAAGTTATTCAAAGGATGAAGCTTTCAGATTTCTAGTTGATAGAGTGAGGAAACAGACTCAGGGGTGGCGAGATAAGACCCTCAGTGGTGCTGGAAAGGAAGTGTTAATTAAGTCCATCATACAAGCTATACCCACGTACGTTATGAGTTGTTTTGAGCTTCCTGGACATCTATGCAATGAAATGCATCAGTTGATGGCCAAATTCTGGTGGGGGGAGTTTGGAGATGAGAGAAAGATCCGCTGGATTGCTTGGGACAAACTATGTTCGACAAAGAAGGAGGGTGGGCTAGGTTTCAGGGACATTAATGTTTTTAACCGTGCTCTCCTAGCTAAACAAGGGTGGAGAATGATATGCAGACCTCAGTCTCTCCTTGCACAG GTGGGAAATGGTGAGATGATAAGTATTTGGAATGATCCATGGGTGCCTCTCCCATACAGTTTCAAACCTTTCTCGGATCCGATGCAGGGCTCTGAAGATATGAGAGTGTGTGATCTTATTGACGGGGATATTGGGGAATGGAATGTAGAGGTGATTGAGGACCTCTTTAACCCGATGGAAATTGATCTCATTCTCAAAATTCCACTTAGTTTATATGGAGGCGAGGACCGGCTGGTTTGGCATTTTGATAAAAAGGGCTGCTATACGGTGAAGAGTGGGTACTATGTTGGCAGGTTAGTGGAAGGGTTGGAGAAGCAAGCTTCAGGGTCTGACTCGAGGGTGAAGCGTGGAAGATTATGGTGTAAACTTTGGAGTGCTCAGGTACCTCCTAAGGTACATATGCATGGTTGGCGTTTGGCACAGGGAACATTACCCACTAGAGCTGCCTTGATAAAGAAAAAGGCTCAGCTCCCAGATGTCAGTTGTGTGTTTTGTTTGAATAGTGTTGAGGATAGCTTACATCTGTTTAAAAACTGCAATGCACTTCGTGCCTTTTGGAAGCAATATATGCTACAAATCCAGCCTTATACCCACCCCTCTGTGAGTATTGAAGTGTGGTTTTGGGATATGATAGATATGTTGAGTGGTGAGACACTAGGGGCTTTTTTAATGGCATTGTGGGTGATTTGGGTGGAACGGAATAATATGGTGTGGAGAGGTAAGTACTATAATGCTGCCAATATGTTTGAATGGTCCACCACTTTGCTCAGGGAGTACAAAGAGTGTCACCAACATAGTGGAAGCAAGAAGAAGAGAGCTATATCAAAATGGTCATGTCTCCCACGTGGTAGACTCAAGGTAAATATAGATGGGAGCTTTGAGCAGGAACTTGGCAGTGGAGGTGTGGGTGTGGTAGTTAGAAACTATGAGGGAGAGTGTGTTGCTACTTTTGCTAGGCCTTTTCAGTATGCTTTATCTGCTTTTCATATGGAAGCGGAAGCTCTTAGAGCAGGTATGCTAATATGTATTCAGCAAGGGTGGGAAGATGTTGAAGTCGAAAGTGATTGTGTGAATTTGGTACATGCACTCCAAAACACTGATGACGATCTCTCTATTGCAGGAAGAGTTATAGAGGACTGCCAAAG TGAAGCAAATAGTGTGGCAAATAGATTGGCCCGCTTTGCTAGATGTAATAAGTTGGATGTTTTCAGTTTAGATGAGACACCTGTTATTATTCAGGATGTTCTCTATGAGGATCTTTGTAATAGCTCTTTTGTAGCTCGGGGTTCAG AATTGATCGGTATGTTTGGCATTGGAAATCAAGATTATTCTGGGGTCGTGACGAGGGTGTACTCCTCTTCCTCCTTACAAGGACCGGAAGAAAGGTTTGGTTATTATGAACTGTTCGAGTCTAATGGAGAACTCTTATCAGCAATTCGTTATTATAAAAGTTATCAGTTTGGTTCTTATTATTGGCGTGCCTACCAGTTTGATCCGTTGAGAAAAGATAACAGGAATCATTGGATTCCTATAGAGAGCTTGGGAAATAGGATATTGGCTATCAGCACCTGGCGTTGCGACTTCAGCCGTGACTGCTTGGTAGTTGTTATACATGAAGCCAAGGAATGTGCAGACATGATAATTGACGGCAACACCACCTTTATTCGGGAAACTGATGATCGAGGCAGCTTTTGGAGAAAGGATAAGGATCATGAATGGAATTTCATGAGACCTTCAGTAACTTGTATCGGACCCATTCTGTTTGCATGA
- the LOC101310228 gene encoding L-type lectin-domain containing receptor kinase S.1-like — MRPSAIPFLLLLFHLLSPTLALDFLFNSFSNISNATDFTLTNDAKLDSSAVRLTNDTVQYSLGRFFHTTKLTMRPNSTSTSLTSFSTSFVFSDLPQIASSPGFGLCFFLSNSTSLPNALAGQYLGLFTNATVPVVAPLLAVEFDTGRNPEFNDPDGNHIGIDLNNIESAFTRPAGYYNSSGGFVPVQMRSGENVRTWIEFDGVNLEINVTVAPASLPRPALPTLSFRDARIANYVSSEMFVGFSAGKTQWIEPQRILAWSFSDTGVAKEINVTNLPVFEVEASSKSLSKGAIAGITAACVVFVVILASGVYLYWRKKKMEDEDDDDIEDWEMEYWPHRFSNEELSKATDGFSKDQLLGAGGFGKVYRGVLSNKTEIAVKCVNHDSKQGLREFMAEISSMGRLQHKNLVQMRGWCRKGNQLMLVYDFMPNGSLNRWIFDKPKKVLGWEQRRRVLADVAEGLNYLHHGWDQMVVHRDIKSSNILLDLEMRGRLGDFGLAKLYEHGEVPNTTRVVGTLGYLAPELATIAAPTAASDVYSFGIVLLEVACGRKPIEMMAEEEEVVLVDWVRELYLKGRVREAADQRIKGEYDEEEMEIALKLGLTCCHPDPQRRPSMKEIVAILVGETVSEAAPAALLSELARGESGIVAGSEEESGEVAFQPQHSV, encoded by the coding sequence ATGAGGCCATCGGCTATTCCCTTCCTCCTCCTCCTCTTCCACCTCCTCTCTCCCACTCTCGCCCTCGACTTCCTCTTCAACTCCTTCTCCAACATCTCCAACGCCACCGACTTCACTCTCACCAACGACGCCAAGCTCGACTCCTCCGCCGTCCGCCTCACAAACGACACCGTCCAGTACTCCCTCGGCCGCTTCTTCCACACCACCAAGCTCACCATGCGACCTAACTCCACCTCCACTTCCCTCACTTCGTTCTCAACCTCCTTCGTCTTCTCCGATCTCCCCCAAATCGCTTCCAGCCCAGGCTTCGGCCTCTGCTTCTTCCTCTCCAACTCCACCTCTCTCCCCAACGCCCTCGCCGGCCAGTACTTGGGCCTCTTCACCAACGCTACCGTCCCCGTCGTCGCGCCGTTACTCGCCGTCGAATTCGACACCGGACGTAACCCCGAGTTCAACGATCCCGACGGCAACCACATCGGAATCGATCTCAACAACATCGAATCGGCGTTCACGAGGCCCGCCGGGTACTACAACTCCAGCGGCGGCTTCGTTCCGGTTCAGATGCGGAGTGGCGAGAATGTAAGGACTTGGATCGAATTCGACGGCGTGAATCTCGAGATCAACGTCACGGTGGCTCCGGCTAGCCTGCCGCGGCCTGCTCTGCCTACGCTGAGCTTTAGAGATGCAAGGATTGCGAACTACGTGTCGTCGGAGATGTTCGTGGGGTTTTCGGCGGGGAAAACGCAGTGGATTGAGCCGCAGAGGATTTTGGCTTGGAGTTTTAGTGATACCGGAGTTGCTAAAGAGATCAATGTGACCAATTTACCGGTTTTCGAGGTCGAGGCTTCTTCGAAGTCGTTGTCTAAGGGAGCCATTGCAGGGATCACGGCAGCTTGCGTTGTGTTTGTGGTGATTTTAGCCTCTGGAGTTTACTTGTATTGGAGGAAGAAGAAGATGGAGGATGAAGATGATGATGATATTGAGGATTGGGAGATGGAGTATTGGCCTCATCGATTTTCGAATGAAGAGTTGAGTAAGGCTACTGATGGTTTTTCAAAAGATCAGCTTTTGGGAGCTGGTGGATTTGGGAAGGTTTACAGAGGAGTTTTGTCGAACAAGACGGAGATTGCAGTGAAATGTGTGAACCATGATTCGAAGCAGGGGTTGAGAGAATTCATGGCCGAGATTTCAAGCATGGGGAGGCTGCAGCATAAGAATTTGGTCCAAATGCGAGGGTGGTGTAGAAAAGGAAACCAGCTTATGCTTGTGTATGATTTCATGCCTAATGGCAGCCTGAACAGGTGGATATTTGACAAGCCGAAGAAGGTTTTGGGATGGGAGCAACGGCGGCGTGTGCTGGCGGATGTGGCAGAGGGGTTGAACTATTTGCACCATGGCTGGGACCAAATGGTGGTTCATAGAGACATTAAGTCGAGCAATATATTGCTGGACTTGGAAATGAGAGGCAGGCTTGGTGATTTTGGACTGGCCAAGCTGTATGAGCATGGTGAAGTGCCTAATACGACGCGTGTGGTTGGCACGCTGGGGTACTTGGCCCCGGAGCTGGCTACCATAGCTGCGCCAACAGCAGCGAGCGATGTGTATAGCTTTGGAATAGTGTTGTTGGAGGTGGCGTGTGGAAGAAAGCCTATTGAAATGATGGCAGAGGAGGAGGAGGTAGTGCTGGTCGATTGGGTGAGGGAGTTGTATTTGAAAGGGAGGGTGAGAGAGGCGGCAGACCAGAGAATTAAAGGGGAATATGATGAGGAGGAAATGGAGATTGCATTGAAGCTTGGGTTGACTTGTTGTCATCCTGATCCTCAGAGAAGGCCTAGCATGAAGGAAATTGTGGCGATTTTGGTGGGCGAGACAGTGTCTGAGGCAGCACCTGCCGCATTGTTATCAGAACTGGCACGCGGCGAGAGTGGCATTGTTGCTGGCAGCGAGGAAGAATCTGGGGAAGTAGCATTCCAACCCCAACATTCAGTGTGA
- the LOC101311861 gene encoding vinorine synthase-like isoform 2 has translation MTTLEVEVISKEIIKPSSPTPDHLRHYRYSFLDQTSLPQIYISMVLFFEFNGQTQPNITEISNHLKTSLAEVLTLYYPLAGRAHDNLYIDCNDKGVPFLVAHVNNCKLSYVLRDPIPDELTKLVAFELDDVDNKIPFGVQLNVFECGGFAIGQCISHKIADGLSMLMFSRAWAAIARRAHGDQEAEIHRPEFISATLFPTKFFTQTCIGVAKNKLVTKRFVFDASNIEYLRARYAGTTMKRPSRVEALSAFIWSRFVAISNDDGIHEKLHSVIHVVNLRPRFDPPLPLHSFGNLISFACSTPSLLNTREECYGLARQVREAISKIDKGYIKKLQGGADHDNMTSSDGGEKVTSLFTGLCKFPLYDNDFGWGKPSWVYARLPGLNFNNLVIFIETKDANGIEAYITSAEEVLTKLQRDTEFLQRLYPSWSCSSPSLTTVPICRTPLPKPTEFDQETKCPNQTSDMGSS, from the exons ATGACGACGCTTGAAGTGGAAGTCATCTCCAAGGAGATTATCAAACCATCTTCTCCGACCCCTGACCATCTTCGCCATTACCGGTACTCCTTTCTCGATCAAACCTCACTTCCCCAGATCTATATCTCTATGGTTCTCTTCTTCGAATTCAACGGCCAGACACAACCCAACATCACTGAGATATCCAACCATCTTAAGACGTCGTTAGCCGAGGTCTTAACACTCTATTATCCCCTAGCAGGACGAGCTCATGACAACCTCTATATAGACTGCAACGACAAAGGTGTTCCCTTCCTCGTAGCTCACGTCAACAACTGCAAACTCTCCTACGTGCTCCGCGATCCTATTCCCGACGAACTCACTAAGCTGGTAGCGTTTGAGCTTGACGACGTTGATAACAAGATCCCCTTTGGTGTGCAGCTCAACGTCTTTGAATGTGGAGGGTTCGCTATAGGTCAATGTATTTCTCACAAGATTGCAGATGGGTTATCTATGCTCATGTTCAGTAGAGCTTGGGCAGCCATTGCGCGACGAGCCCATGGAGATCAAGAAGCCGAAATACACCGTCCAGAATTCATTTCCGCCACGCTCTTCCCAACCAAGTTTTTTACACAGACATGCATTGGCGTCGCGAAGAATAAACTAGTGACAAAGAGGTTTGTGTTTGATGCGTCTAACATAGAGTACCTCAGAGCAAGATATGCGGGCACTACGATGAAGCGCCCTTCACGCGTTGAAGCCCTTTCGGCTTTCATATGGAGCAGATTTGTAGCCATTTCCAATGATGATGGCATTCATGAGAAGTTGCACAGCGTCATCCATGTTGTGAACCTTCGTCCCAGGTTTGATCCACCTCTGCCGCTACACTCATTTGGAAATCTGATCAGTTTTGCATGTTCAACTCCTTCGTTGTTGAATACTAGAGAAGAATGCTACGGCCTAGCAAGGCAGGTTCGAGAAGCAATAAGCAAGATCGATAAGGGCTATATCAAAAAGCTTCAAGGGGGTGCTGATCATGATAACATGACCAGTAGTGATGGAGGAGAGAAGGTTACATCTTTATTTACTGGTTTGTGCAAATTTCCTTTATATGATAACGATTTTGGTTGGGGAAAACCATCATGGGTGTACGCGAGGTTGCCAGGACTCAACTTCAACAACCTAGTAATTTTTATTGAGACCAAAGACGCAAATGGAATAGAGGCATACATTACCTCAGCTGAGGAAGTCTTGACTAAACTGCAAAGAGACACCGAGTTCCTCCAACGATTGTACCCGAGTTGGAGTTGTTCTAGTCCAAGCTTAACAACCGTGCCCATTTGCAGAACTCCATTGCCGAAACCGACAGAGTTTGATCAAGAAACCAAGTGTCCTAACCAAACCAGTGACATGGGGAGCAG CTAG